In the Nitrospirota bacterium genome, one interval contains:
- a CDS encoding AsmA family protein — MKAKTKKVLFTLGGFAIALLLAAAVISLAFDINSFRPRIETVASGATGLDVRIKGTMGLSFFPLAISAEDMHVYNKGAEVLSLKNLKLGAELIPLLRKQLKVTSCELVRPVVTIVKEVDGKFNFEGADNKATEGSPGAAFRLNDLKLFKGAFVYIDRKSGEKTEFKDFNLALKDLSIAGNAIRSASFFGSMDCREVLQKGFRIGNLKSSVTAVRGIYNFEPLTIAALDYVDSKAGEKTSLKEIKLAVKNLTIVEASGVIIRNIAFTGILNCKEIRKKDLKIDNVKSFIKTEKGVISLTSLTMDLFGAKAEGDATADKSEVDALYTINLKASKIDFEKLQESFGTKKMIGGKGELYASLTLQEKGSPNLMSGMDGIFSLRGENLVTHTIDLDRVLSSYETSQNFNLVDVGAFFIAGPLSTVALKGYRYGDLYNQTRGGQGVITQFISRWKIKDGVAEAADCALATHHNRLALKGKLDLVRQQYDTILVAIVDNKGCAKVKQGISGPFGSPRIGAVSAVESLAGPLLNLYRKTKRIVQGGRCEVFYNGELRQAR, encoded by the coding sequence ATGAAAGCAAAGACAAAAAAAGTCCTTTTTACCCTTGGCGGTTTTGCCATTGCACTCCTTTTGGCTGCAGCCGTTATTTCCCTTGCCTTCGACATAAATTCATTCAGACCCCGCATCGAGACGGTTGCCTCGGGGGCTACCGGCCTTGATGTCAGGATCAAGGGAACGATGGGGCTGTCTTTCTTTCCCCTGGCGATATCGGCAGAGGATATGCATGTTTACAACAAGGGGGCCGAAGTCCTTTCCCTCAAAAACCTTAAACTGGGAGCGGAGTTGATACCCCTGCTCAGGAAGCAGCTCAAAGTCACCAGTTGCGAGCTTGTCAGGCCGGTTGTCACCATTGTGAAGGAAGTAGATGGGAAATTTAATTTTGAAGGCGCGGATAATAAAGCCACTGAAGGGAGTCCCGGGGCAGCTTTCCGTTTGAATGATCTTAAGCTCTTTAAGGGGGCATTTGTCTATATCGACAGGAAGTCGGGGGAAAAGACGGAGTTTAAGGATTTCAACCTCGCTCTCAAGGACCTTTCAATAGCCGGCAACGCCATAAGAAGCGCCTCGTTTTTCGGAAGCATGGACTGCAGGGAGGTGCTGCAAAAAGGCTTCAGAATCGGGAATCTCAAGTCTTCCGTAACAGCGGTCAGGGGGATATACAATTTCGAACCTCTTACCATCGCGGCCCTCGACTACGTTGACAGCAAGGCCGGGGAAAAGACCTCGTTGAAAGAAATTAAACTGGCTGTCAAGAACCTTACAATAGTAGAAGCCTCAGGGGTTATCATCAGAAACATCGCATTCACCGGGATCCTCAACTGCAAGGAGATACGGAAAAAGGACCTCAAGATCGACAATGTCAAAAGTTTTATAAAAACGGAGAAAGGTGTAATCTCCCTCACATCTCTTACGATGGATTTGTTTGGAGCGAAGGCCGAAGGAGATGCAACGGCAGACAAGTCGGAAGTCGATGCTCTGTATACAATCAATTTGAAGGCATCGAAGATTGACTTCGAAAAACTTCAGGAGTCCTTTGGCACCAAAAAAATGATCGGCGGGAAGGGGGAGCTTTATGCTTCCCTGACGCTACAAGAAAAAGGAAGCCCCAATCTGATGAGCGGCATGGACGGTATTTTTTCTCTCCGGGGTGAAAATCTCGTCACGCATACGATAGACCTCGACAGGGTCCTCTCGTCATATGAAACGAGCCAGAATTTCAATCTCGTCGATGTTGGAGCTTTCTTCATCGCCGGACCTCTCAGTACCGTTGCACTCAAGGGATACCGCTATGGGGACTTGTATAACCAGACCCGGGGAGGGCAGGGTGTCATCACGCAGTTCATCTCCCGCTGGAAGATCAAAGACGGCGTAGCAGAGGCTGCGGACTGCGCCCTTGCGACTCACCATAACCGGCTTGCCCTGAAAGGCAAGCTCGATCTGGTCAGGCAACAATATGATACTATACTAGTGGCTATTGTCGATAACAAGGGATGCGCAAAAGTAAAACAGGGCATCAGCGGTCCCTTCGGCAGTCCACGGATCGGCGCGGTGAGCGCGGTGGAGTCTCTCGCCGGTCCGCTCCTCAACCTTTACCGGAAGACAAAACGCATTGTTCAAGGCGGCAGGTGCGAGGTTTTTTATAACGGTGAGTTGCGGCAAGCCCGCTGA
- a CDS encoding OmpA family protein, with the protein MKGKTAKSVLVFVVAVFSMSLMVGCSHLEKAPNREGYVMYHKPLPEADRAIEKARAAGKDKECPAEFNAAKAKVDEAFEIYMACRNQEAMDMAKDAINKFNALCPPKPVAEVKPEPKPVTPPPPPPPPAPVVAPVKIILEDIHFDFDKAKLTKEAIAILDSNIKTLKANPRVTVQVEGHTCAHGAEAYNMALGERRAIAVKEYLVQKGITADRMTTISYGETRLAMPEKPTPKNKNAAEAKENRRVHFEVIVK; encoded by the coding sequence ATGAAAGGAAAAACAGCAAAGAGTGTATTGGTATTCGTTGTTGCCGTATTTTCGATGAGTTTGATGGTCGGGTGCTCCCATCTGGAGAAGGCCCCCAACAGAGAAGGGTATGTCATGTATCACAAACCGCTGCCGGAGGCAGACCGGGCGATTGAGAAGGCCCGCGCTGCGGGCAAAGACAAAGAATGCCCGGCAGAATTCAACGCTGCAAAAGCCAAGGTAGACGAAGCCTTTGAAATCTACATGGCATGCCGTAATCAGGAAGCGATGGATATGGCAAAAGACGCGATCAACAAGTTTAATGCTCTTTGTCCGCCTAAACCGGTGGCAGAGGTAAAACCTGAGCCCAAGCCAGTGACGCCACCGCCGCCTCCGCCGCCTCCGGCTCCAGTCGTTGCACCGGTAAAGATAATCCTTGAGGATATACATTTCGACTTTGATAAGGCGAAACTTACGAAAGAGGCAATAGCTATTCTCGACAGCAACATTAAGACACTGAAAGCAAACCCGCGCGTAACTGTTCAGGTCGAGGGACATACCTGTGCTCATGGTGCTGAAGCTTACAATATGGCCCTGGGAGAACGCAGGGCAATTGCAGTTAAGGAATACCTTGTGCAGAAGGGTATAACTGCCGACAGGATGACGACGATCAGCTATGGCGAAACCAGACTCGCCATGCCGGAGAAACCAACACCAAAGAACAAGAATGCAGCGGAAGCAAAGGAAAACAGACGCGTCCACTTTGAAGTAATCGTAAAATAG
- a CDS encoding ATP-dependent metallopeptidase FtsH/Yme1/Tma family protein yields the protein MYWRYVAALAITAVVIFTWNTFFNVGPPPRYTINYTQFMEQLNAGTIKSVSIKKLLVHGELSKEVSLPFPGEQKPATVKHFLTVLPSFQGEQLLSQLKEKNVMITIESGEEGFFTQFMIGILPWVLIIGIWVLVMRKSQQIQGGPGGLFTFGASKAKLFDVKKPGVTFKDVAGMDNVKMELRETIEFLKDPSRFEKIGAKVPKGVLLIGPPGTGKTLLARATAGEAAVPFYSISASEFIEMFVGVGASRVRDMFKKAKDTHPSIIFIDEIDSVGRTRGTGLGGGHDEREQTLNQLLSEMDGFDPHTEVIVMAATNRPDVLDPALLRPGRFDRHIVIDRPGWKERKAILEIHARGKLLSDNVDFEILARGTPGMTGADLENLANEAALVALRKGKEKIDMHDFEEAQDIILMGAVREETISEKEKRITAYHEAGHTLVSWSLPGADPIYKVSIIPRGMAMGVTQLLPEEDRHYYPRIYLMDKLSIALAGRVAEKLVFNDSSSGAQNDLKEATALAEKMVAQWGMSDRVGPINLGRGEEHPFLGRELSAPKRYSEEMAWIMDQEIQKLIIDSESRATEILEGKRTTLDALAEALIRDEILERADVERIIQGSIE from the coding sequence ATGTATTGGCGATACGTCGCGGCACTTGCTATCACTGCAGTGGTCATATTCACCTGGAACACCTTTTTCAATGTCGGCCCTCCGCCCCGCTATACGATAAACTACACGCAGTTCATGGAGCAGCTGAACGCCGGGACCATAAAATCCGTTTCAATAAAAAAGCTGCTTGTACACGGGGAACTCTCAAAGGAAGTCAGCCTGCCGTTTCCGGGGGAACAGAAACCCGCAACCGTAAAACACTTTCTTACCGTCCTGCCTTCTTTCCAGGGGGAACAGCTTCTGTCCCAACTGAAGGAAAAAAACGTAATGATAACCATCGAATCAGGAGAAGAAGGCTTCTTCACGCAGTTCATGATCGGCATCCTGCCATGGGTGCTGATCATCGGCATCTGGGTCCTGGTCATGAGAAAAAGTCAGCAGATTCAGGGCGGTCCCGGAGGACTCTTTACGTTTGGGGCAAGCAAGGCCAAACTGTTCGATGTGAAGAAACCGGGTGTTACCTTCAAAGACGTTGCCGGCATGGACAATGTAAAGATGGAGCTGCGGGAAACGATAGAGTTCCTGAAAGACCCCTCCCGGTTCGAAAAGATCGGCGCAAAAGTGCCTAAGGGGGTGCTTCTGATCGGGCCTCCGGGAACCGGCAAGACCCTCCTTGCACGTGCAACCGCCGGAGAGGCTGCAGTGCCTTTTTACAGCATCAGCGCCTCTGAATTCATCGAGATGTTCGTGGGAGTAGGCGCCTCACGCGTCAGGGATATGTTTAAAAAGGCAAAAGATACCCATCCGAGTATTATATTTATCGATGAGATAGATTCTGTGGGACGAACACGCGGCACCGGTCTTGGCGGCGGTCATGATGAAAGAGAACAGACCCTGAATCAGCTTCTGAGCGAAATGGACGGATTCGATCCTCACACCGAGGTGATCGTCATGGCAGCAACGAACAGGCCTGATGTGCTGGATCCTGCACTCCTGAGGCCCGGAAGGTTTGACCGGCATATTGTGATAGACAGGCCGGGATGGAAAGAACGGAAGGCGATCCTTGAAATTCATGCAAGGGGCAAGCTGCTTTCAGATAATGTCGATTTCGAAATTCTGGCTCGGGGAACACCCGGCATGACAGGCGCAGACCTTGAGAATCTTGCAAACGAAGCAGCCCTCGTTGCCCTGAGAAAGGGCAAGGAGAAGATCGATATGCATGACTTCGAAGAGGCGCAAGACATTATTCTCATGGGAGCAGTGAGAGAAGAGACCATAAGTGAAAAGGAAAAGAGGATAACCGCATATCATGAGGCAGGCCACACCCTGGTCTCCTGGAGTCTCCCCGGCGCTGACCCGATATATAAGGTCAGCATCATCCCGCGCGGCATGGCAATGGGTGTCACACAGCTCCTTCCTGAGGAAGACCGGCATTACTATCCGCGCATATATCTCATGGACAAATTGAGCATAGCCCTTGCAGGAAGAGTTGCCGAAAAACTCGTTTTTAACGACAGTAGCAGCGGTGCGCAGAACGATCTGAAAGAAGCAACAGCACTCGCAGAAAAGATGGTGGCGCAGTGGGGAATGAGCGATCGGGTCGGCCCGATCAATCTCGGCAGAGGAGAGGAGCATCCGTTTCTCGGCAGGGAGTTGTCTGCGCCGAAGCGGTATAGTGAAGAAATGGCCTGGATCATGGATCAGGAAATTCAGAAGCTGATCATTGATTCGGAATCAAGGGCAACAGAAATACTGGAAGGAAAAAGAACTACGCTTGATGCCCTTGCTGAAGCCCTGATCAGGGACGAGATCCTTGAACGGGCTGATGTGGAGCGGATAATACAGGGTTCCATTGAATAA
- a CDS encoding PilZ domain-containing protein has product MFWTWSLTEDENAVPFEALVANISLAGLGLYSSEAIKPGTAASIEIEFLAANGMRQKDTIRGRVVHCAGRGNLYFVGISFAELMNPMLQPALHFHFSKIISWN; this is encoded by the coding sequence ATGTTTTGGACCTGGTCACTGACAGAAGACGAAAATGCGGTCCCCTTTGAAGCGCTTGTCGCAAATATATCACTTGCCGGTTTGGGTCTCTACTCGTCTGAAGCCATAAAGCCAGGGACAGCGGCATCGATTGAAATAGAATTTCTTGCAGCAAACGGTATGCGCCAGAAAGATACGATCCGGGGGAGGGTGGTTCATTGTGCGGGGAGGGGGAACCTTTATTTTGTGGGTATTTCCTTTGCTGAACTCATGAACCCCATGTTACAGCCTGCCTTGCACTTTCATTTCAGCAAAATAATCAGTTGGAACTGA
- a CDS encoding GGDEF domain-containing protein: MAFHDFLTGLPNRKLFSDHLNIALAHAQRNQNKIGIAMLDLDNFKDVNDTLGHDTGDLLLKATAERLSASLRKGDTVARFGGDEFVLILHDMEGMEGAIEVAQKIVERFREPFLIETHHLVVTTSIGIAVYPDDGKDEGILLKNADIAMYQAKQAGRAQYQLYKEA; encoded by the coding sequence ATGGCCTTCCATGATTTCCTGACAGGTCTTCCCAACCGCAAACTTTTCTCCGATCACCTGAACATTGCCCTGGCCCATGCCCAGAGGAATCAAAACAAAATAGGCATCGCAATGCTCGACCTCGATAATTTCAAGGACGTCAATGACACCCTTGGTCATGATACAGGAGATCTCCTTCTCAAAGCTACGGCAGAGCGGCTAAGTGCATCTCTGAGGAAGGGTGATACGGTTGCACGCTTTGGCGGCGACGAATTTGTGCTGATCCTGCACGACATGGAGGGAATGGAAGGTGCAATCGAGGTTGCACAGAAGATCGTTGAGCGGTTTCGTGAGCCTTTCCTCATTGAAACCCATCACCTTGTGGTGACAACGAGTATCGGCATCGCTGTCTATCCTGATGATGGAAAAGATGAAGGCATCCTCCTGAAAAATGCCGATATTGCCATGTATCAGGCAAAGCAGGCAGGGCGGGCACAATACCAGCTCTATAAAGAGGCCTGA